ACCTGTGACAGAATTAGCTAAATTTAATCTTTCTCACCAACCGTCACAAAAGGAGCTTGCCAGATGAAAGCGACTACACGATTTGCTGTCGTCTCACTCGTTGTTGTCACTGGTCTCGCACTGGTTTCCTCCCCTTCCTGGACGCAGACCGCCAAGGCGCCGCAGGATGCCGTTCTGGACGCCCAGACCCCGAAGGACGTGAAGCGCACCCGGCCGGAGCAGCAAAAGACCGATCACGACCTCTCCGACGTCTACAAGGCGACGAAGGCACAGCCTGCATCCGATGCTATCAACAATCAACCCGAGGGGGGGAAGATCACCGGCTTCGACTTCTATCGCGACCCGCTCAACGCGAAACAGCCGATGATGACGTTCGAGGAAGTCTACAAGGCTGACGTGGCGGCAAAGGGAAAGGTCATGGATGACCAGCGCGCGCTCCTGTCGAGCAGGTATATCCTTACCCCCAAGCTCTCCACCACGGTGAAGATGTCCAGGGGGAAACCGGTTGCGGTCGGCCCCACTGCGCGGCTGCGCGGAGTGACCTGGGAGAAACTGGGCGACATGAAGCCTGAGGATATCAAGGGGGGGAACCTCTTTCCCTACCCTCCGCTCCCGCATCCGAAGCAGGTGACCGGCGGGCAGGTATTCCCCCAGATCCAGATCGACATGTTCCCGCGTCTGCAGCGTTTCGATGTGGACTTCGACCTTCCCGACGCCTTCATTCCGGAGTTCCCGCCGGCGATCTTCCTTCAGAACCGGCCGGAGCTCGGTGACGTCTCCCGCGGCGAGGTCGTCTCTATAAACAACTTCGAGCGCCTCTTCAAGGACATCCTCACGCCGGTCCAGCTCGACGGCCTGCGCATGCTCCTCACCCCCATCCCGCAGGAAGAGTTCAATGCCACCGACGACCGCAAGACCGTCGCCCCGAGCCTCGGCGTTGCCTGTCTCGACTGCCACATTAACGGCCACACCACCGCGCAGTTCCACCTGAGCCCCGACATTCGCCCGCAGGAGCGTCGCTTCCGACTCGACACGACGAGCCTTCGGGGCATGTACAACCAGCAGGTGCATGCCTCCAAGAGAAGCCTGCGCTCCGTCGAGGACTTCACCGAGTTCGAGCAGCGTACCGCCTACTTCAACGGCGACCAGATCCATGCCGCGAAAAAGGGGATGGTGGAGATGCCGCGCCTCAACGTGGCCCACATGGCACAGATGCAGAACATGTTCGACGTCCCCCCCGCGCCGAAGCTCGATCCGATGGGGCGCCTCGACCGCACGAAAGCGACCCAGAGCGAGATCGCCGGTGAAGACCTCTTCTTCGGCAAGGGAAAATGCGCCGCGTGCCACACCCCCCCCTTCTATCTCGACCACCAGATGCACGACCTGCAGCTGGAGCGCTTCCTGAAAGACCCGCCGGACGGCCCGATCAAGACCTTCACCCTCAGGGGGATCAAGGACAGCCCGCCGTATCTGCACGACGGTCGCTGCTTTACTCTGGAGGACACCGTGGAGTTCTTCAATCTCGTCCTCTGTCTGAAGCTTACCGCACAGGAGAAGGCAAACCTCGTGGCCTTCATGCAGGCGCTGTAGGAGCGGTTCGCAGACCCCAGCCGCCGCCGGGGGGAGATGGTTTTCCCTCTCCCCCCGGCGGTCCTTTCACCGCCACCCGTCCGGCTGCACAGACACCGCAGAGGGTGTTGAAACAGGACGTCGTCCCAACAAAAAAGCCACCATCTTTCAACTCCTTAGAAGCACCTCCCGCCATTGCAAATGCGCCCCACAATGTTAACGTTTTGTTACGGTGAAGAGACTTTTACCCCATAAGGAGGAAGTAAATAATGGTGACACGGTACGGCAGCTCGTTCGAAGAAGACAGCAAAGGACGACAGATCAACGTC
The DNA window shown above is from Geomonas sp. RF6 and carries:
- a CDS encoding cytochrome B6; translation: MKATTRFAVVSLVVVTGLALVSSPSWTQTAKAPQDAVLDAQTPKDVKRTRPEQQKTDHDLSDVYKATKAQPASDAINNQPEGGKITGFDFYRDPLNAKQPMMTFEEVYKADVAAKGKVMDDQRALLSSRYILTPKLSTTVKMSRGKPVAVGPTARLRGVTWEKLGDMKPEDIKGGNLFPYPPLPHPKQVTGGQVFPQIQIDMFPRLQRFDVDFDLPDAFIPEFPPAIFLQNRPELGDVSRGEVVSINNFERLFKDILTPVQLDGLRMLLTPIPQEEFNATDDRKTVAPSLGVACLDCHINGHTTAQFHLSPDIRPQERRFRLDTTSLRGMYNQQVHASKRSLRSVEDFTEFEQRTAYFNGDQIHAAKKGMVEMPRLNVAHMAQMQNMFDVPPAPKLDPMGRLDRTKATQSEIAGEDLFFGKGKCAACHTPPFYLDHQMHDLQLERFLKDPPDGPIKTFTLRGIKDSPPYLHDGRCFTLEDTVEFFNLVLCLKLTAQEKANLVAFMQAL